From a single Rodentibacter sp. JRC1 genomic region:
- the ureE gene encoding urease accessory protein UreE, translated as MKIINPILPIMDTILGNLAELRTEGKITHQTIEHVALHWYESERNILRKTTNTGREVAFRLLKEGQRLKHDDVVFISDKLVIAIEILPSEVIVLSPKTLPEMARACYEIGNKHSPLFLDGDEITLPYDKPMFEWLQAAGFEPQKAERRLSQALRANSAQGHGHSHSHSHDHHDYHHHGDGLWHKH; from the coding sequence ATGAAAATCATCAACCCGATTCTTCCTATAATGGATACCATTCTAGGCAATTTAGCCGAGCTCCGCACAGAAGGGAAAATTACCCATCAAACAATAGAACACGTGGCATTACATTGGTATGAAAGCGAGCGAAATATTCTACGTAAAACGACAAATACAGGGCGTGAAGTCGCTTTTCGTCTGCTTAAAGAAGGACAACGTTTAAAGCACGATGACGTGGTGTTTATCAGTGATAAACTTGTGATTGCGATTGAAATCTTGCCAAGTGAGGTGATTGTTCTCTCGCCTAAAACCTTGCCCGAAATGGCTCGGGCGTGCTATGAAATCGGCAATAAACATTCACCTCTGTTTTTAGACGGTGATGAAATCACCCTGCCCTATGACAAACCGATGTTTGAATGGTTACAAGCTGCAGGATTTGAGCCGCAAAAAGCAGAACGCCGTTTAAGCCAAGCCTTGCGCGCCAATTCGGCACAGGGACACGGGCATTCCCATAGCCACTCACATGATCATCACGACTATCACCACCACGGAGATGGATTGTGGCACAAGCATTAA